In one Inquilinus sp. Marseille-Q2685 genomic region, the following are encoded:
- the rfbC gene encoding dTDP-4-dehydrorhamnose 3,5-epimerase, whose amino-acid sequence MVQLISTGIEDVKLVSLRKFSDERGYFYESWNADKFRAAGLPLDFVQDNQAGSVAAGTMRGLHYQIAPHAQGKLIGVIRGSIYDVAVDIRRGSPTFGRSIGVTLTASEPARIWIPVGFAHGYVTLEPDTEVVYKVTAGYAPQAEGGLRWDDPALGIDWPIPPAEMIVNDRDRNWPRLADAPAHFQYGAA is encoded by the coding sequence GTGGTTCAGCTAATCTCGACCGGGATCGAGGACGTCAAGCTCGTCAGCCTGCGCAAGTTCTCCGACGAGCGCGGCTATTTCTACGAATCCTGGAACGCCGATAAGTTCCGCGCCGCCGGGCTGCCGCTCGACTTCGTCCAGGACAACCAGGCCGGCAGCGTCGCCGCCGGAACCATGCGCGGCCTGCACTACCAGATCGCGCCGCACGCCCAGGGCAAGCTGATCGGCGTGATCCGCGGCTCGATCTACGACGTCGCGGTCGACATCCGCCGCGGCTCGCCCACCTTCGGCCGCTCCATCGGGGTGACCCTGACCGCGTCCGAACCCGCGCGGATCTGGATCCCGGTCGGTTTCGCCCATGGCTACGTCACGCTCGAGCCGGACACCGAGGTGGTCTACAAGGTCACCGCCGGCTACGCCCCGCAGGCCGAGGGCGGCCTCCGCTGGGACGATCCGGCGCTCGGCATCGACTGGCCGATCCCGCCGGCCGAGATGATCGTCAACGACCGCGACCGCAACTGGCCGCGCCTTGCCGACGCCCCCGCCCATTTCCAGTACGGTGCAGCATGA